Sequence from the Tenrec ecaudatus isolate mTenEca1 chromosome 6, mTenEca1.hap1, whole genome shotgun sequence genome:
AGCAAGATCAGGGACACTCATAATACATGTCTAAAAGAGACACTTTTATCAAGAGAGCAGTCTACGCAGCCACAGAATAGGCAAGCCCAGTCTATCTCACGTCCATGGGTCAGAGGCTAAGCTGGAGGCCCTTCCTGACTCATGCAGCTGCCAGGAACGATGAACCAGGAGGCAGGAAGATCAACCAAAAAACTGGGAAAACCGCAGGATGAAGAGTCAAGTGGTTCCAAGGTTGGCAGGCAACATGGCAAGCTGTTGGCCCAAGTCCCAAGcatccagatgcaggatccagaccagcaGGAAGGAGGGCATTCGCCAGAGTGTACACTTACATGTTTGAGGCAAGCCAACCCCCCAAGGGGGCACCAGCAGGCTATGACTCGAGTAAGGGGCTGGGTGGCACTATGCCCTAATCTTCCCATAGCTGATGGTTACGTTATGTTGGGTCACATTTGGGGAGAGGATCCTGGCCCtgccaaattgacacaaaacttaATTATCCAcctgtgttgctgctgctgttgattTGTCACTTTCTGGAAGCTTCTAGGATTTCATAGATTGAAATTTCACCCATAACTGAGTGGGTATGGTGCTTTAAGAAAAGTGAAACTAGCTCCTCACTGAATGGACGATGGTCTTCTTTCAAGGtctgggaagttttcctctattgtttccacttGTAGCTACTTGGTTGCATAGGGAGGATCTAAAAACAACAGTGGTTTACATGGTCCAGGGGTTTATTTCTCCTTCACATAAACGAACCTGGAGGCAGGCTACTCCAGTGACATGAGGGACCCAGCCTCTTCTCCTCCTGTTCCATCAGCCTGGCGTATGGCTTTCTCTCCCTAAATCATCTCAGAGTCCAAGCTGGCTTCTGGTCTTCAGCCATCAAGATGGAAGAGACAGAAGGGacacccctcccctgcccactccATTCAAGCAGGCTTTTCCGGAAGGCCTAACCAGTGCTTCATTCAATCTCCTCACATAACGCTGAGCCCTGTGGCCCAGAACAGAGCCCAGAGAGTGTAGGACACACCGGCTTTTATGTGTGGGCGCTAAGCCCTGGCCTTCTCTTAGCGCGAAGGAAGGGGCCAGGCAGGTGGCTGGCCCTGGGCCTCCCTGCTCTCTGTCCTCTGGGCCCTCTGCTTCTGAGTGTGGGGACGTTGGGGCCTCACTAGTCTCTATAACTTCCTAGCTCTGTCCATTCACTATGGGGAACCCCTGGTCTTCAACATCCAACTCCATAACACCATCAACCGTAGAATTCATTCAGGGAATTGAACCATTCTTGAAATTAAAATGCATATCTATGTGGATCCTATCGTTTGCAGTCCAAGAGCTCTGTTTTGGTGGATTCTGTGGTTTGTTTTTCATCTCTGTCTGGTCTTTTAAATGGGCAGTTCGACAATGTCTTAGAGTGTCCTCATGCTTTTGGATCAACTCACGGCAACAcgtttccatttttgtttttgttttttttgaggaggggggtgaggaaaagaaaacaaggaaggGTTTCTGCCCCAGGGGTGAAAGGACAGCCAAGGAGGGTCTTgcccccaaatccactgccaggaAGTCCATTCTCACCCATAGCTAccctctagatcagcggttctccacattcctcatgccgcgaccctttcatacagttcctcatgtggtggtgaccacccccagccataatattattttcgttgctacttcatcactgtcattttgctactgtgatgagtcatcatgtaaatatctgataggcaggatgtattttcattgttacaaatttaccatcattaaagcatagtgattcaacacaaaaacagtatgtagttatatattgtgaaatatttatgtgttttccagtggtcttaggtgacccctgtgaaagggtcgttccacccccaaaggggtcacgacccacagattaagaaccgctgctctatagggtttcggagactgtaaatctttacagagcagacagccacatctctctcccacagagtagctagtgggtttgagacCTTGGCTGTGGCCCTGGggaggaaggaggtggggaaggaggagcccAGAGGACACAGCACAGAGTAATGGGGGAACAGCGCCCTCTGCTGGAAGGAGGCTGCAGAGACTAGGCTGTGGGCAGCAGGAGCCCCCAGAGGGCAGGAGGCCTGATTGCCTGGAGGTCAGCACCTTGCATTGGGTTCCCATGTTCTGGGCAGGGCACCTGCACAGCTTTGTCCACATCCTAACCTGATCCCACAGGAGTCACAGCGAATATCCCATAGGCAGTGGTGAGCTGTCTGGTCCAGGGTCACTCAGTGGTCAGGGCTGCCCTGGGCCTGCAAGCCCTGGTCTGTCCACACAGAAGGCCATGGGGATCTGCCCCACCTTACTCCTGCCCCCTCCCTGACTTGTCCTTTGTCTCCTCCCACTCCAGTCCAGCCCCCTGCACCCCAGGACCTGCAGGTCAGTGATGCAGGGGACCACTTCCTGCTGCACTGGAAGACGCCCCTTGGGGACCCCCAGAGCCACTGGCTGTCCGAGGGCCACCTGGAGTCTGAGCTGGTCTATAGGCGACTTCAGGACTCCTGGGAGGTACGGAAGCATGCATGGCCAGCTCTGCCCAGCCCAGTGGTACCGGTTGGGCCAGCCTCCTCCAACTCCCTATTCCTACAGGAGGCCACCACCCTCTACTCCAACTCCTCCCAAGCCACCCTGGGGACTGGACAGCTTGTGCCAAGCAGCACCTACATGGCCCGAGTGCGGACCCGGCTAGCCCCGGGCACAGGCCTCTCTGGGTGGCCCAGTGAATGGAGCCCAGTGGTCCACTGGGACTCCCAGCCAGGTCAGTGGCCAGAGCTGGGTACTGGCttgttagtgggagggtgagtcaCCTCAAGCTCCTGGGGCAGGAGGGTCCTCAGAGTCCCCACTTGTGAGTTTCTGGGCATCTGATGTCCTGGGATGTACAATCACTCCCGCAAGACCAGGCCCACTTCTGCTGAGCTCCCAGAGACAGGGTTGTGTCTTGGGTCCTGACTTCTGGACACTCCATAGCTGGTCCTGACTCCTAAAGCTCAGCTCCCAAACTGACACTAGGCCTCTCTGCCCTTTCCCATGGGGGCAGGTGAAGCTTCCCAGAAATCACTTGGCCCCCTGGTCACATAGTTTATCTCTGAATCCCAATACTGCCCCTCTGTGATTCTCTATGGGGCCTCACTGATCATTATagcatgaatgagtgaatgaatgaatgagaggtggaggagtgaatgaatgaaggagCATCTCTCTGAATGGGGTGATCACTGAGAGTTATGgcacaaatgaatgaatgagggatggaggagggaATGAATGAAGGAGCATCTCCCTCCATGGAGCCCTCACTGAGGGTTACagtgtgaatgaatgaatgatggaGGAGGGAATGAAGGAAGGAGCACCTCTCTCAGAGCCCTCACTGAGTGTTACAGTGTGAATGAATGATGGAGGGAATGAATGAAGGACCTTCTTCCTCCACAGAACCCTCACTGAGTGTTACAGTGTGGATGAATGAATGATAGAGGAGGGAATGAATGAAGGAGCATCTCCCTCCATAGAGCCCTCACTGAGGGTTACagtgtgaatgaatgaatgaatgaatgaatgaatgattgagGGAGCACCTCCTGCCATGGGCTCTCACTAAGTACCACAGCATGAATGATGGAGGGGTGGCCCAGGGAATGGACCAGTGCATCTCCCACAGGCGATGAGGCCCAACCCCAGAACCTCCAGTGCATCTTCAATGGGGCCCACATGCTCAGCTGCTCCTGGGAAGTGAGGTCCGAGGTGGCTCGCTCCATCCCCTTCAGCCTCTTCTACAAGCCCAGCCAGGAGGCAGAGTGAGTGGCCTCCCTCCTCCCAGCCCTGCCCTGACCCTAGGGGCCCAGCAGAGGGCCCAGTTCCTCCTGGAGTCTCCCCTCCAGTGATCCTCCCTCACCCTGCGATGCTCCCCAGGGTGACAGAGTGCATCCCGGAGCTGACTGAGAAGCCCAACAGCCCCTACACCCGGCACCGGTGCCAGATCGATTTGCCGAAGCCTGGCACCCATGACCGGTACACAGTGTCcgtgcagcccaagaaggaggtgAAGTTCATCAAGAGCTCCAAGCACAGTGAGTCTGCCCAGCCTTCTGCGCAGCTGGTTCTGGGACAGAATCAGAGTCAGCTGTGTGACCAGAGTCCCCCGGGCTCCTGCGGGCTCAGCCTGCAGACGTGCCCTGCCCACAGCGACTGAACATCCGCATCACTCATTCGAGTGCCTTCTTGCAGTTGTCAGAAACTACCTCCGCCTGATCAGCACCTGCCAGCACCGTCATTACAACCTTTCCCCCTTGTCCTCTTTTCAACGTGTAGTTTCTGGACACCTTGGTGTCTGTCACAGGTTGGTCCTAGTGACCAGTGTGATGCCCCTGTGTCTTTCACATGCTCGAAGGAACTCCTTCCCACGCTGCTCCACCTGCTCCTCCACTGCCTCCCTTCGCCCTAAACGGCAGTGTGTCCTGCAATTAGGTGTCCATCAGGTGTCACAAGCGGCTAAGCACTTGGCACGTAATCAAAGGTGGGTGGTGTGAGTGCACCCAGAAgcagcttggaagaaaggcctgaccagCTACTTTGGAAAGAGGAGCCATTGAGAGGCCTGCGGGGCACAGTGCACCTCCGACATCCGTGGGATTGAGGGGTGTTAGAACTGGCCCGAAGACCACTGGTTTGGTCTCTCTCTTGGTCCTTCAGCAAGGAGCTCAGGAGAGATGCCTTCAGATCACCTTTCTCTTTAAGGCCACCTCTGCTCCACCATCCACTCCCACCATCTCCGTCATGGAAGCAGAACCTGCCCCCTTGTCCTACTTTCGCCTGGGTTAAGCATCCTGGAACCTTGTCCCAGTTCCCGCTCCAATCTGTCTCTACTCTTTGTTCAGTTTATTCCCAATCTGCTTTGTCCTATCTACTGCAGGGGAAGcccaggggtggggctgggagtgGGCTTGGAGAAGGGATATTTTCTAGGACTGGAGCTCTGCCTCTTGCTCCTGTGCCAGGGGAATccagcccctagcacatcattgtgggtccagtaggcgcaactgtacagcgataataagtaaagatcatagaaaGTCATAGAGAGCCTGAGAGGCAgaagagagagatggaaataacggagtcagacacagttcatggtagcatgctcacctcagcccccttggtggtccacgtggagagaactCAAGAGTTCTCTTCCTACAAGGCCCACGTAATGGGCACCATATGCGGTTGAGGGGAGGGGTAggtcagccccccaccactaatcatgggtccggtaggcagaattatatggttgagatatataaatattatgttAAAGCCATCGAGAGCATgcgagataaaagagagattgaaataatggagtcagacaattcacggtagcatgctcacctcagccccgcatggtggtccacgtggagagcgCCATCTTTAATGCTAtctaaggcttttatattctctggggatatgcaagccccctaattacaggtgaagacatacgtcacaggaaagggttttgCTATGGGTAGTACAGTAATGGAAGGGGATGGTcgaggggcatacatgcaataggaagaggagggatcggaagtttgcatgtgacaagatgggcagatcctagattcaggatggcagctcaACTTTGGAGGTCTGGAgcaggtttgatctgttctcaggatctccataagaaccattatcagtagggtgtagaccccacctacaggaaccaagttaATGATCACAAGCCTTAGCtgattgtccccagcagcagggagtagGGCCTACCTTAGTCTGGtgactgattgccttcagggaggatgtctgtaagcatctgacctcctcccacaTTCCTGCTCCAGGAAGCATAAAAGCAAGTGGCCAAGGGACACTGAGACTTCCCTCTGTCCAGCGTAGTGTGTCCCTTTGGGGTCTAGGCTCACAGTTGCCAAACCTGAGGCTTTCAGCTACCATGAGTGACCAGTCATGTATCTACCTCTCcactgacaggcaggcaggcagacagcagCTTAGCTCAGAAGCCCCCAGAGCATGGCTTCCCAGGCCCAGGTAGATGCTGACCCCTGAAGGGGCCATGACCTGGATGTATCTGGAATGCTGGGAGACTACGAGCTGGACCATCCCCTGAGTGTCTCCCCCGATTCGCAGTCCAGATGAGCCGCCCACTGCTCCTGGTCATCCACAGTGAGGACCGTTACATCTTGCGCTGGGAAGCAAACAAAGACCTGGTTCCCACCTTCCAGGTGCAGTACCGGAAGGACACCGTCTCCTGGAAGGTGAGGGTTGGGGCACGGAAGGGGCAGGGTTCAAGGAGGGCGGTAGAGGAGATACACCGGGGAGAGTAGGGCCCCTGCTCAGCAGTCGGccgtccccccactccccaccacgcCCCCGAAGGTGAACAGTGGTCCTTACAACACTGTGCTGGAATCATGACCCTGTGTGGTCAGCAGGTCACCATCCACCTCTTGGTGAAGGTCCTGTAGCACAGCTGAACTTCGTGACAAGGGCCAGACCCTcagggcagggaggggcagaGAGGCCCCTCGGTGGTGACCTTGTCCAAGGGGCTTGTCTCCAGCACCCCATGTGCAGATGGTTCCCAGGGGCATGGGGCTTTGGACAAGGGCTCAGTGTGCAGAACGTGGGGTGTTCAGAGTCCCTGGAGCTGGCAGAAgtcagggaaactgaggccaggaGGGGGCAGTCCTAGGTGGGAGCAGGCCCCGGCTCCTGGAGGTCTGTCTCAGGGCCAGTGTCCATCATATTGCCTCCTAAGGGCACGGGAGCCAGGGAGTTGAGTGAGGGCTGGGCATATGGGGCCTGGCACTCTCTAGAGcaacggttctcaatctgtggatcgagacccctttggaggttgaataaccctttcacaggggtcgcctaagaccattggaaaacacatatttctgatggtcttaggaattgagacaccgctcctctatccgtctccaggtgggtccgcccacatgcagatgcacccacctatgagtacccggcgtgaagactgttacccaggctacaccaggctttaagacaaaatttcatttatttgtcattagaaagaaatatttcacaatatcttGTTAGATATTGTTTTTTGTGATTCATccctatgctttatgttcaatttgcaacaatgaaaatacatcctgcatatcagatatttacaattcagaacagtagcaaaatgacagtgatgaagtagcaatgaaaataattttatggttggggggtcaccaccatgtgaggaactgtattaaaggaaggttgagaaccactgctctagagctacGTGGTACCAAGGGGGGTGTAGCACTGACAGCCTGGGGAGGGGGTTCCGGCCAGGGTGGTGGGGGGATGTAATCTGACTACAGGTTAGGGGAGACAAGCAGACCCCCCCTCCATGAGCCGGAGGAGCGGGACTGGGGGATTGGGAGGATGTGACCACTTCCCCATTCTTCTCTGTGCACAGGAGGCCAAGGATGAGACTTTGCAAAACACATACAGCCTGCCCCTCTCTGGACTGGAGCCTGCCACCAGGTACTGGGCCAGGGTCAGGGCCAAGTCCAGCATCAACAGCTACTCGGGGATCTGGAGCGAGTGGAGTGAGGAGCATTCCTGGGAAACGGAGTGGGGTAggtctccccactgcccctcttgGCAcagccaagtgtgtgtgtgtgttgtatgcatgtgtgtgtgtgtttgcgtggtgtttgggttgtgtatgtgtgtgtggtatctgctgataggtgtgGTGTGCATATGGATGTACATATATAAGGGGTGGGTATTGTATATGTGTTGTATATGTCtatatggatgtatatatgtgtgtatataggtGTGTGTTGTGTATATGGTGTCTGGGTTATACATGTGGCTGTGGGTGGTGTGTGTATggtatgtgtttatgtgtgtggtgtatatgtgtgcatgtgtgtatacggGTGTGCGTAcgggtctgggtgtgtgtgtgtgttctatgtgtggtatatgtgtatgtatgtgatgtgtgtgtctgtggggtgtgcggggtgtgtgggtgtgtggcgtgtgtgtatgtgtatgtgaaaTGAGTATGTAGGTTGAAATGAGTATGTAGGTATGTGTGTGTCATATGTGGTGTGGGTACGTGTGTGTAGTGTAAGTATATATGGCGTGTGTAGTGTGCGTTGTGTGTGCTGCAGATAGGGCTCCCAGGCCCTTCTCACATCTGATCTGAAGGCCCCTTCCTGCTCACACTGACTAGAGATTTGGGGACTGTGTCTGGGGTGTGTCCCTGGGGGAACAAATGGTGAGTGTGCTTGCCTGCTAACTGCTAGCAGGTCAagtgcacccagaggtgcctcagaagaaaaggctgAGGGTCTATGTCTGGAACACTGGTCTCTGACACCCcctggagcacagctctgccctGACCTGGCTGAGGCTGCTCCCCAAGGGGCCCTGTCACTGGAGCAGGGACACCATCCTGGCTGGAATGCTGGGGGGATTCTTTAATCTGCCCCTTCTCCCTGCACTTGTGGCTCCCACTGGCCCCTCACAGCGACCCCCAGGAGATAGGAGTCATGAAAACTTCTGGGTGGTCTGAGGGGAAGCAAGGACCAGGGCTGCCTATTAGGCTGGGACATCCTCAGACTGAGAAGACAGCTGGATCCAGGCCcacagggcgggggcggggattGTCCTGGAGGCAGCTCATCCCATGCAGGGGTTCCTCAGTCCCCACTGCCAGCCTGCCTTCAAACCCTCCTGCTCCCTGAGCCCACAAGCAAGCTGccgcctcctccaggaagcctccccTGATGGCCTGGGTTATAGCATTGCCCTcacactgcccccctccccatccctttaCCCCCAAGGTTCCCACTGCCCTGTCCCCCGAGCAGTGTGGGGGTCAGTGCCCTAGGCCCCTGGGCTCCCAGCATTTCCCATCCAATGCTAACACCCGTCCCCCCTTGTGCCTAGAAGGGCTGTCTGCGTGGGTCCTGGGGCTCATCCTGGCCCTGGTCACCCTGGCCTTGCTCCCCGCTCTGCGCTTCTGTGGAGTCTACGGATACAGGTAGGGGACATCTGTGTTGCAGGTGGGCTGGACAGGGACCCAGCAATCCTGGGACACGCCCTGCCCCCAccttgggcctcagtttcccctctgcTCCTGAATGTGGGAGTAGCTGCCACCTCCTTGGTGTCTTTCCAGGCTGAACCAGAAGTGGAAAGAGAGAATCCCAAACCCCAGCAAGAGCCACCTCTTCCAGGTAGGGAGTGGGGGGGCTGGCGGATGCCCCTGTCTGCCCCACCCCTCCTTGCTGGGGGCTTTGAGCTGCAGCCTGTAGTCACAGGAGGCAGGACTGCCCTCCTTGCGGACTGACCAGTGTGGAGCCCGGCATGGCTTCTCGGTGGACACGGCACCTCCCTGAgccctgggggggtggggcgggagggtaGGGGGCTGGTCAGGACAGCGGGCTGAGATGACCAGGGATGATGGCAGCCCAGGCAAGGCCGCTATGCTGGTGAGGGGGGTCTTGTAGAGTGAATGTGGGGGCAGGGACACCCCAGATGTGAGACTTGTGGAAGCAGGATTTGTCCTGTTTGTGTCTGGGCCCTGGAGCAGCCACAGCCCCTCCCTGGCTGCCCGCTCCTGGTTTCTGAAAGACCAGGCAGCTCCTGAGACCCTCCCCTGCCCATGAGGCTCACTGAAGTCTCCTGGTCACTCCCTCCATCTGCCCCCCTCTCCCTGCCACCCATCATTCCACCTTCCTGAGTGCCCCTCACACCCACAGGCCCCCCTGCCCTTTCTTTCCCTGCAGAACGGGGCCGCAGGACTCCAATTCCCTCACAGCCTGCCAGACTTCAGCAGCGGAAGCTTCTCGCAAAAGGAGTCAGGGATCATCCTGGTCCCCGACCTGGAGAGGTGAGTGTCAGGTTCTGGGCGGTCCCATCCTCTGGGGAATGGGGTTGAAATGACCCCATTATGCACATCAGAGGAGGTGGCCCATGCCTTGGCTCCCCTGGAAAGCAATCCCAAGGGGGCTGGTTTGCTTTGAAGCAGGAGGTATTCCAGTTAGGTATCAGGAAGAACATCCTGAGAACCACCCTAGCAGAGAGCCAGCAACAGACTTGACAGAGCCACAGCCTGGAATGATGGCATCTTCCTCCCTGCTGCCTGGGGAAGCTGCCAACCATAGTGCCCTCCCCCCACATCCCCCAGGCACCAAGGGTTAGGGAGTTCATTGGAAAGCCCCTGGGCTAGGGGTGCTTGGGGTCAGGGTCCTCCAGAGCCCCTGGAGTAGTAACCATGACGGCTGTTTACTGTTGACATGGGCCATCCCCCCCCGGTTCCCTTGGCCAACAGGGGCAGCTGTGATTGGCCCATGACTATCACAACGTGGACAAGACAGGGCAGCCCTG
This genomic interval carries:
- the LOC142450660 gene encoding cytokine receptor common subunit beta-like; protein product: MELTWELLPTVLLALCWGPSMAGAHEALPLQSLRCYNDYTSRVVCRWADTEASQRLINVTLYRRVNNHPPEPASCTLSEEESWSGCPSPPCVSRMCVIPYSGFNLAENDSFSFLPDRPLGAGLTVTLTQHVQPPAPQDLQVSDAGDHFLLHWKTPLGDPQSHWLSEGHLESELVYRRLQDSWEEATTLYSNSSQATLGTGQLVPSSTYMARVRTRLAPGTGLSGWPSEWSPVVHWDSQPGDEAQPQNLQCIFNGAHMLSCSWEVRSEVARSIPFSLFYKPSQEAEVTECIPELTEKPNSPYTRHRCQIDLPKPGTHDRYTVSVQPKKEVKFIKSSKHIQMSRPLLLVIHSEDRYILRWEANKDLVPTFQVQYRKDTVSWKEAKDETLQNTYSLPLSGLEPATRYWARVRAKSSINSYSGIWSEWSEEHSWETEWGLSAWVLGLILALVTLALLPALRFCGVYGYRLNQKWKERIPNPSKSHLFQNGAAGLQFPHSLPDFSSGSFSQKESGIILVPDLERVCSVHGGDSQVSPLMTENPKCTTSDSPSNPDVTAATSESLEQPPRPPPAPLDSPDSQASGFHFNGPYIRSPQSCSLPDLWGQLPTPHTEESGNPPPPGSMVYLCLPPGGQVQLVPLAQAMGQNQTMGVQSGPSPEMEENSPPKSEEGPACPLPEPLGGVQGPKDSPVALVSGAGGPEGGAVASGYVSTKDLVFVPSSGAPLGLSSHQPPGPVLGQPVGPLKLQTNLQGPRSLPFM